One Rhizobiales bacterium GAS188 DNA window includes the following coding sequences:
- a CDS encoding cyclopropane-fatty-acyl-phospholipid synthase encodes MDTETVVRDLLSRARIEINGREPWDIKVHNEALYGRVLAHGSLALGEAYMDGWFSCERLDEFFARAVGARLTEKLPLSMNLALLVAKSKLQNRQTRRRAKQVADVHYDLPVEVFEATFDDRLTGSCGYWPKARTLNEAQDAKLDLICRKVGLRAGQSVLDVGCGWGAFMGFAAERYDAQCTGVTISKEQVEYGRKRYAGRKVEPRLEDYRDLEHEPFDHAVSMGMFEHVGLKNYRVYFESVRRLLKEDGLFLLHTIWGNEPAALDPWIDKYIFPNGVLPTIGQIGTAVHGLFVVEDLHNFGPDYDKTLMAWNAKFQSNRAAVAALMNQRGVDGERFCRMWEYYLLGCAGGFRSREISVGQLVLSPKGVPGGYLTVR; translated from the coding sequence ATGGATACCGAAACAGTCGTACGAGATTTGCTTTCACGGGCCCGCATCGAGATCAATGGCCGCGAGCCATGGGACATCAAGGTCCATAACGAGGCGTTATATGGCCGGGTGCTGGCGCATGGATCGCTGGCGCTCGGCGAAGCCTATATGGATGGCTGGTTCAGCTGCGAACGCCTGGACGAATTCTTCGCAAGGGCGGTGGGAGCGCGGCTGACCGAAAAACTGCCTCTGTCGATGAACCTCGCCTTGCTGGTGGCCAAGTCGAAGCTGCAGAACCGGCAGACGAGGCGGCGGGCCAAACAGGTCGCCGATGTCCATTACGACCTTCCGGTCGAGGTGTTCGAAGCGACCTTCGACGATCGCCTCACCGGCAGTTGCGGCTATTGGCCGAAGGCGCGGACGCTCAACGAGGCGCAGGACGCAAAGCTCGATCTCATCTGCCGCAAGGTCGGGTTGCGGGCCGGCCAGAGCGTGCTCGATGTCGGCTGCGGCTGGGGCGCCTTCATGGGCTTCGCGGCGGAGCGCTATGATGCGCAGTGCACCGGCGTCACGATCTCCAAGGAGCAGGTCGAATATGGCCGCAAGCGCTATGCCGGACGCAAGGTGGAGCCGCGGCTCGAGGATTATCGCGACCTCGAGCACGAGCCCTTCGACCATGCGGTCTCGATGGGCATGTTCGAGCATGTCGGCCTGAAGAATTATCGGGTCTATTTCGAAAGCGTGCGGCGCCTCCTCAAGGAGGACGGGTTGTTCCTGCTGCACACCATCTGGGGGAACGAGCCGGCCGCGCTCGATCCGTGGATCGACAAATACATCTTCCCCAATGGCGTCCTGCCGACGATCGGCCAGATCGGCACTGCGGTGCACGGACTCTTCGTCGTCGAGGACCTGCATAATTTCGGCCCCGATTACGACAAGACGCTGATGGCCTGGAACGCCAAGTTCCAATCGAACCGCGCAGCCGTCGCGGCTTTGATGAACCAGAGGGGCGTCGACGGCGAGCGCTTCTGCCGCATGTGGGAATATTACCTGCTGGGCTGCGCCGGCGGCTTCCGCTCGCGCGAGATCAGCGTCGGGCAGCTCGTCCTCTCGCCCAAGGGCGTCCCGGGAGGCTACCTGACGGTGCGGTAA